The following proteins are co-located in the Pseudomonas fluorescens genome:
- a CDS encoding SlyX family protein, whose translation MDLQERVTDLESRLAFQDDTIDTLNGILVAQQRAVERLQLQMMALLKRQEEMGGQFESSEEEAPPPHY comes from the coding sequence ATGGACCTGCAAGAACGCGTCACCGACCTGGAAAGCCGTCTGGCCTTTCAGGACGACACCATCGATACCCTCAATGGCATCCTCGTCGCCCAGCAGCGTGCGGTTGAACGGCTGCAACTGCAGATGATGGCGCTGCTCAAACGCCAGGAAGAAATGGGTGGCCAGTTCGAGTCATCCGAAGAAGAGGCCCCACCGCCTCACTATTAA